A window of Ipomoea triloba cultivar NCNSP0323 chromosome 2, ASM357664v1 contains these coding sequences:
- the LOC116010806 gene encoding coatomer subunit delta-like, whose product MTELPAGKTPIGCKWMYKVKHKADGSIERDKARLVAKVVAMGWDIQQLDINNAFIHGDPEEEAYMVLPPGFHNDKPKQVLQDNGFLQSKIETSGNPAILFKTHPNVNKELFSNENILGLKDPNRPFPAGQSGDGVGLLKWRMQSTDESILPLTLNCWPSVSGNETYVNIEYETPANIDLQNVIISVPLPALREAPNVQQIDGDWRYDSRNSVLEWSIVLIDASNRSGSLEFVVPAADPSSFFPISARFSSSKTFSDLEVTNILPLKGGATPKFSQRTQLVTENYQVV is encoded by the exons ATGACAGAATTGCCAGCAGGAAAGACTCCCATTGGCTGTAAGTGGATGTATAAGGTCAAACACAAAGCAGATGGATCTATTGAAAGAGACAAAGCTAGGCTTGTAGCCAAAG TTGTTGCAATGGGATGGGATATTCAGCAGCTGGACATTAATAATGCTTTCATACATGGGGATCCCGAAGAAGAGGCCTACATGGTTTTGCCTCCTGGATTTCATAATGATAAACCTAAGCAA GTCTTGCAAGATAATGGCTTTCTACAATCCAAA ATTGAGACCAGCGGTAATCCAGCAATCCTTTTCAAGACACATCCAAATGTCAACAAGGAATTGTTTTCCAATGAAAATATTCTTGGCCTCAAAGATCCAAATAGGCCTTTTCCCGCTGGCCAATCTGGTGATGGTGTTGGTCTGTTGAAATGGAGAATGCAATCAACAGATGAGTCAATTCTGCCATTGACAC TTAACTGCTGGCCTTCAGTTTCTGGAAACGAAACCTATGTTAACATTGAGTATGAAACTCCAGCAAACATTGATCTTCAGAATGTTATAATTTCTGTGCCTCTTCCAGCTCTCAGAGAGGCCCCAAACGTACAGCAGATTGATGGGGATTGGAG GTATGACTCCAGAAATTCTGTTCTGGAATGGTCTATAGTTCTCATCGATGCCTCAAATCGCAG TGGATCTCTGGAATTTGTTGTTCCTGCAGCTGATCCATCATCCTTTTTCCCAATATCTGCCCGTTTCAGCTCTTCTAAAACTTTCAGTGACTTGGAG GTTACCAACATTTTGCCGCTGAAAGGTGGGGCCACACCCAAATTCTCGCAAAGAACTCAGCTGGTTACTGAGAACTACCAAGTGGTCTGA
- the LOC116010805 gene encoding uncharacterized protein LOC116010805 → MVIMVAKLAFSNHFLVDPIGFAGILLLVWKQGLIDLKVINHSYQVIHAKVIYGTESCFASFAYVRPNLMAKTRFWEDCKWFTDVCDGLWIFLGDLNDIANVDEQWGSEVVNSNTTRKFLESYSECGLIDPGASSPFFTWCRHVGNRVVQRCRLDRVLWNVETQINFLEAKVIVLPRLHSYHHPILFMSMTGPPPPRDSRPFRFEAVWISRDDYGELCKASLRNYGGTFLEFIKDIIAKSHHWNWNVFGNIFKTKRHLEARIRGLQQLSNYPSSEGVLNLERRLISGLNNVLDQEETLWFHKARI, encoded by the coding sequence ATGGTGATTATGGTTGCTAAGCTGGCTTTTTCAAACCATTTCTTGGTTGATCCGATTGGCTTCGCAGGTATCCTTTTATTAGTTTGGAAGCAGGGTTTGATTGACTTAAAGGTTATCAACCACTCTTACCAAGTCATCCATGCCAAGGTGATCTATGGAACTGAATCTTGCTTTGCTTCGTTTGCTTATGTTCGACCTAATCTGATGGCCAAGACAAGATTTTGGGAAGATTGTAAATGGTTCACTGATGTTTGTGATGGTCTGTGGATTTTTCTAGGTGACCTCAACGACATCGCCAATGTTGATGAACAATGGGGTAGTGAGGTGGTGAATTCGAATACCACTCGTAAGTTCTTGGAGTCTTATAGTGAATGTGGTTTGATCGATCCGGGGGCATCAAGTCCCTTCTTTACTTGGTGTAGACATGTGGGGAACCGTGTAGTGCAAAGATGCAGACTTGATAGGGTCTTGTGGAATGTTGAGACTCAGATCAActtccttgaagcaaaggttATTGTTCTCCCTAGACTTCACTCATATCATCACCCTATCTTGTTCATGAGTATGACGGGCCCCCCTCCTCCTCGTGATAGCCGCCCTTTCCGGTTTGAGGCGGTATGGATTTCCAGAGATGACTATGGTGAGCTTTGTAAAGCATCTTTGAGGAACTATGGTGGCACCTTTCTTGAGTTCATTAAGGACATCATAGCTAAAAGCCACCATTGGAATTGGAACGTATTTGgtaatattttcaaaacaaaGAGACACTTGGAGGCAAGAATTAGGGGTCTCCAACAATTGTCCAATTATCCTAGCTCGGAGGGAGTTCTTAATTTGGAGCGTCGTCTTATTTCTGGTCTTAACAATGTCCTTGATCAGGAGGAAACCCTTTGGTTTCATAAAGCTAGAATTTAG